One region of Clavibacter michiganensis subsp. tessellarius genomic DNA includes:
- a CDS encoding DUF2079 domain-containing protein has product MTRPNDTAPRRPAAEPDAASASPGIPAPITGSRVPGTVGVVVVAALVTAVYVLYSALQWRRFTVKSWDTGIFTQLAQDYSRLQAPLVSIKGDGFNLMGDHFHPILVLLGPVYAVFPHAFALLVVQAVLIGVSVVGVGRLAGRVTGRWGAITVAAAYGLSWGIQGAVAFQFHEIAFALPLLAFALDAVIARRALAAAAWAVPLVFVKEDLGLTVAVLGAIIALTMDRRVGIALAGWGVAWFVLATTVILPAFNRDARWDYASKLDAGGALADPLGTLAGLLAAPKLETVAFLLLAGALIAVRSPLLLLVVPTLAWRFLSPTEAYWAPGYHYDAVLMPIVFAAAIDGVVRARGGGQRWLANASRATVPLLAVAAVLLFLRSPLMELGKPTAWEPSPRAAQAQAALDHVPAGASVLSDIGLMSYLVDDHEVYWLGNPGNPAPQYVVIDTLGGGLGAGALSADQYGAATQPGAVYQIVYSQAGYQVAERVS; this is encoded by the coding sequence GTGACCCGTCCGAACGACACGGCCCCTCGCCGCCCCGCCGCCGAGCCGGATGCCGCCTCGGCGTCGCCCGGCATCCCCGCGCCGATCACCGGATCCCGCGTCCCCGGGACCGTCGGGGTCGTCGTCGTGGCCGCGCTCGTGACCGCCGTCTACGTCCTGTACTCCGCGCTCCAGTGGCGCCGCTTCACCGTCAAGTCGTGGGACACGGGCATCTTCACCCAGCTCGCGCAGGACTACTCCCGCCTCCAGGCGCCGCTCGTCTCCATCAAGGGCGACGGCTTCAACCTCATGGGCGACCACTTCCACCCGATCCTCGTGCTGCTCGGCCCGGTCTACGCCGTCTTCCCGCACGCGTTCGCGCTGCTCGTGGTGCAGGCGGTGCTCATCGGCGTCTCGGTGGTCGGCGTCGGGCGCCTCGCCGGCCGCGTGACCGGGCGGTGGGGCGCGATCACGGTGGCCGCCGCGTACGGGCTGAGCTGGGGGATCCAGGGCGCGGTCGCGTTCCAGTTCCACGAGATCGCGTTCGCCCTGCCGCTGCTGGCCTTCGCGCTCGACGCGGTGATCGCCCGCCGCGCGCTCGCCGCCGCCGCGTGGGCCGTGCCGCTCGTGTTCGTGAAGGAGGACCTCGGCCTCACGGTCGCCGTCCTCGGCGCGATCATCGCCCTCACGATGGACCGCCGCGTCGGCATCGCGCTCGCGGGCTGGGGCGTGGCCTGGTTCGTACTCGCCACCACGGTGATCCTCCCCGCCTTCAACCGCGACGCCCGGTGGGACTACGCGTCGAAGCTCGACGCCGGCGGCGCGCTCGCGGATCCGCTCGGCACGCTCGCGGGGCTCCTCGCGGCGCCCAAGCTCGAGACCGTGGCCTTCCTCCTGCTCGCGGGCGCGCTCATCGCCGTGCGCTCGCCGCTGCTCCTCCTCGTGGTGCCGACGCTCGCCTGGCGCTTCCTCTCGCCCACCGAGGCGTACTGGGCGCCCGGCTACCACTACGACGCGGTGCTCATGCCCATCGTCTTCGCGGCCGCCATCGACGGCGTCGTCCGGGCGCGCGGCGGCGGGCAGCGCTGGCTCGCGAACGCGTCGCGCGCGACCGTGCCCCTGCTCGCCGTGGCCGCGGTGCTGCTGTTCCTCCGCTCGCCGCTGATGGAGCTCGGCAAGCCGACCGCCTGGGAGCCGTCGCCGCGCGCCGCGCAGGCCCAGGCCGCGCTCGACCACGTGCCGGCCGGGGCGAGCGTCCTCAGCGACATCGGCCTCATGTCGTACCTCGTCGACGACCACGAGGTCTACTGGCTCGGCAACCCCGGGAACCCGGCGCCGCAGTACGTCGTCATCGACACGCTCGGCGGCGGCCTCGGCGCCGGCGCCCTCTCGGCGGACCAGTACGGCGCGGCCACGCAGCCGGGCGCGGTCTACCAGATCGTCTACTCCCAGGCCGGGTACCAGGTCGCGGAGCGGGTCTCCTAG
- a CDS encoding DUF5997 family protein — MTSPGSSQTMKAATAAKKLGVHLPATPVEFQESTPSRAELAEMHENPPEWLATLLRDGPHPRQVIAGKLGVSIAGLARGGVDEALTTAQIKELLQAPPQWLVQERATQAEVREEQIRVKNRDAGRAAMAAERERQEGAGGSRR, encoded by the coding sequence ATGACGAGCCCCGGATCCAGCCAGACGATGAAGGCCGCGACCGCGGCGAAGAAGCTGGGCGTGCACCTCCCGGCGACCCCCGTGGAGTTCCAGGAGTCGACCCCGTCCCGCGCGGAGCTCGCCGAGATGCACGAGAACCCGCCCGAGTGGCTGGCCACGCTGCTGCGCGACGGCCCGCACCCGCGCCAGGTCATCGCCGGCAAGCTCGGCGTCTCCATCGCCGGCCTCGCCCGCGGCGGCGTCGACGAGGCGCTCACCACGGCCCAGATCAAGGAGCTGCTGCAGGCTCCGCCGCAGTGGCTCGTGCAGGAGCGCGCGACGCAGGCCGAGGTGCGCGAGGAGCAGATCCGCGTGAAGAACCGCGACGCCGGCCGCGCCGCCATGGCCGCCGAGCGCGAGCGCCAGGAGGGTGCGGGCGGCTCGCGTCGCTGA